In Symphalangus syndactylus isolate Jambi chromosome 6, NHGRI_mSymSyn1-v2.1_pri, whole genome shotgun sequence, a genomic segment contains:
- the OR52L1 gene encoding olfactory receptor 52L1 — MTLDSFFSFLLKSLIMVLSNSSWRLPQPSFFLVGIPGLEESQHWIALPLGILYLFALVGNVTILFIIWTDPSLHQPMYLFLSMLAAIDLVLASSTAPKALAVLLVHAHEIGYTVCLIQMFFIHAFSSMESGVLVAMALDRYVAICHPLHHSTILHPGVIGHIGMVVLVRGLLLLIPFPILLRKLIFCQATIIGHAYCEHMAVVKLACSETTVNRAYGLTVALLVVGLDVLAIGVSYAHILQAVLKVRGNEARLKAFSTCGSHVCVILVFYVPGMFSFLTHRFGHHVPHHVHVLLAILYLLVPPALNPLVYGVKTQKIHQRVLRVFTQKD, encoded by the coding sequence TTTTTTCCTGGTAGGAATTCCGGGTTTAGAGGAAAGCCAGCACTGGATCGCACTGCCCCTGGGCATCCTTTACCTCTTTGCTCTAGTAGGCAATGTTACCATTCTCTTCATCATCTGGACAGACCCATCCTTGCACCAACCTATGTACCTCTTCCTGTCCATGCTAGCTGCCATCGACCTGGTTCTGGCCTCCTCCACTGCACCCAAAGCCCTTGCAGTGCTCCTGGTTCATGCCCATGAGATTGGGTACACCGTCTGCCTGATCCAGATGTTCTTCATCCATGCATTCTCCTCCATGGAGTCAGGGGTACTTGTGGCCATGGCTCTGGATCGCTATGTAGCCATTTGTCACCCCTTGCACCATTCCACGATCCTGCATCCAGGGGTCATAGGGCACATCGGAATGGTGGTGCTGGTGCGGGGATTACTACTCCTCATCCCCTTCCCCATTCTGTTGCGAAAACTTATCTTCTGCCAAGCCACCATCATAGGCCATGCCTATTGCGAACACATGGCTGTTGTGAAACTTGCCTGCTCAGAAACCACAGTCAATCGAGCTTATGGGCTGACTGTGGCCTTGCTTGTGGTTGGTCTGGATGTTCTGGCCATTGGTGTTTCCTATGCCCACATTCTCCAGGCAGTGCTGAAGGTACGAGGAAATGAGGCCCGACTTAAGGCCTTTAGCACATGTGGATCTCATGTTTGTGTCATCCTGGTCTTCTATGTCCCTGGAATGTTCTCCTTCCTCACTCACCGCTTTGGTCACCATGTACCCCATCATGTCCATGTTCTTCTGGCCATACTGTATCTCCTTGTGCCACCTGCGCTCAATCCTCTTGTCTATGGGGTGAAGACCCAGAAGATCCACCAGAGAGTGCTCAGGGTGTTTACACAAAAGGATTGA